In the genome of bacterium, one region contains:
- a CDS encoding amidohydrolase family protein, which translates to MQRDNHPAESFFCHKKMIIPEASNKRSVWLRVGTLIDGFSAGPRKDVHVVYDAQSIRFVGVSPPAALLQSGQTQPDVELHDYTLLPGLIEAHAHLFLAGAELDLAKRNAHLKQTPQELLDAARARLERLVHFGIIGVRDAGDRHGVGLALSKLHESEDKPIMPYVDSPGAAIHRQGRYGAFLAEPVENHSSLPACVQARILAGADRIKLIATDIIDFREGRVTKAPQLTAEEVTELVRAAQEFGKQTLAHASGEDGIACVIEGGVDSVEHGFFIRADQLARMRDRQIAWVPTIAPVQQQIEHAACLGWDERVISNLHKILEQHAASLRNAHEMGVPIVAGSDAGSVGVAHGIGLLEELELLERAGLPALAVINAATGTSAQRLGFKESFGQIKPGYRSRFILTKHSPLHDISNLSKHRFVVFDGAVYDSTLNCDTAGL; encoded by the coding sequence ATGCAAAGAGATAATCATCCTGCCGAAAGCTTCTTCTGCCACAAGAAAATGATCATTCCAGAAGCCTCCAACAAACGGAGTGTCTGGCTGCGTGTCGGGACGCTGATCGATGGGTTCAGCGCGGGGCCCCGCAAAGATGTTCATGTTGTTTATGATGCCCAGTCAATCCGGTTCGTCGGTGTTTCACCGCCTGCTGCCTTGCTGCAATCCGGCCAGACGCAACCTGATGTGGAGTTGCACGATTATACTCTGCTCCCCGGCTTGATCGAAGCGCATGCGCATTTGTTTCTGGCAGGCGCGGAGTTGGATCTGGCAAAACGCAATGCCCACCTCAAACAGACGCCACAAGAATTGTTGGATGCCGCCCGCGCGCGCTTGGAAAGGCTCGTTCACTTCGGCATCATCGGGGTGCGCGATGCCGGTGACCGGCACGGCGTTGGGTTGGCGCTCAGCAAACTTCATGAGAGCGAAGACAAACCGATCATGCCTTATGTCGATAGCCCGGGCGCGGCGATACACCGCCAGGGCCGCTACGGCGCTTTTCTGGCGGAACCCGTTGAGAATCACTCCTCTCTCCCAGCTTGTGTGCAAGCAAGAATTCTTGCTGGCGCCGATCGCATCAAATTGATTGCCACGGACATCATCGATTTTAGAGAAGGCCGGGTGACCAAAGCACCGCAACTGACTGCAGAGGAAGTAACCGAGCTGGTGCGCGCGGCACAGGAATTCGGCAAACAAACTTTGGCACATGCCTCCGGCGAGGACGGCATCGCGTGCGTGATTGAGGGCGGAGTGGATTCGGTTGAGCACGGCTTCTTTATTCGCGCTGATCAACTGGCCAGAATGCGCGATCGGCAAATCGCCTGGGTGCCGACTATCGCGCCGGTGCAACAGCAAATCGAACATGCCGCCTGTCTGGGTTGGGATGAAAGGGTCATTTCCAACCTGCACAAGATTCTCGAGCAACATGCGGCAAGCTTGCGGAATGCTCATGAAATGGGCGTGCCGATCGTTGCCGGCAGCGATGCCGGCTCCGTGGGCGTGGCGCATGGCATTGGCCTTTTGGAGGAACTGGAATTGCTCGAGCGCGCCGGACTCCCCGCACTGGCGGTGATCAATGCCGCAACCGGAACCAGCGCGCAGCGCTTGGGTTTCAAAGAATCGTTCGGACAAATCAAACCGGGGTATCGCAGCCGCTTCATTCTCACCAAGCATTCGCCTTTGCACGACATTTCGAATTTGAGCAAGCACAGATTTGTTGTGTTCGATGGCGCGGTCTACGATTCCACCCTGAACTGCGACACTGCGGGGTTGTGA
- a CDS encoding cation-translocating P-type ATPase, with amino-acid sequence MSTGTMRQNQANPYQQPVEEVLAAFDTDAHRGLSKAEARARLETYGKNELTAEKPVPWWRKFLAQFQNVLVILLLIATAISTVLWLYERESALPYEAMAIFAVVLLNAIMGYLQQSRAESAVAALRQMSAARANVIRDGERQSIPATELVPGDIILIEEGDTIPADARLIQETALQTAEAVLTGESMPVAKDTLTINGEVGLGDRDNMIFSGTAATYGRGRAVVVATGMQTQMGRIAGMLKGTKEETTPLQKELDRVGKLLGLIVIVIAVVMIATIILVEDVHGFAGFFDVLILGVALAVAAVPEGLPAVVTAVLAIGVQRMAKRNAIVRHLAAVETLGSANVIASDKTGTLTKNEMTVRVVVSASGRVSFGGTGYEPEGEVRLDVSSPTRRDGSGVIDGALHFELVRALAAADRANNAVLQERDGRWTVQGDPTEGALIVAARKAGLEAEALDARFDRVGEVPFSSERKLMSTIHTDAERQERLLVFTKGAPDVLLARCSKELVGEEIKSLTAKRRAEILQTNEELAGAALRTLGVAARSLPKDAFKHEEIDERVEQELVFLGLIGMIDPPREEAKEAVARAKGAGIRPMMITGDHPKTAAVIAEELGIVANGRAITGAELEKMPEEMLDRTVQEVSVYARVNPEHKLRIVKALRRVGATVAMTGDGVNDAPALKTADIGVAMGITGTDVSKEAADMVLADDNFATIVAAVEEGRAIFSNIRKFLRYLLSSNIGEVMTMFFGVLLASVIGLTAEGAGAIVLPLLATQILWINLVTDGAPALALGVDPADAGLMNVPPRSRDEGVITARIWFGIFFVGVIMAAGTLLVLDASLPGGLIAGDGNMRYGQTMAFTTLMLFQIFNVFNARSDERSAFAGLFSNKLLWVAVLLSLALQVAVIYTPFLQQTFSTVSLSRNDWLRCAAVASSVLWLRELGKLVTRALRRRHI; translated from the coding sequence ATGAGCACGGGGACGATGCGGCAAAATCAAGCAAATCCTTATCAACAACCGGTTGAAGAAGTATTGGCCGCGTTCGACACGGATGCGCACCGCGGCTTGAGCAAAGCGGAAGCGCGGGCGCGGCTCGAAACATACGGAAAAAACGAGCTGACGGCTGAGAAGCCCGTACCCTGGTGGAGAAAATTCCTCGCGCAGTTTCAAAACGTGCTCGTCATTCTGCTGCTCATCGCGACGGCGATTTCGACCGTGTTGTGGTTGTATGAACGCGAATCGGCGCTGCCTTATGAAGCCATGGCCATCTTCGCCGTCGTGCTGCTCAATGCGATCATGGGTTACCTTCAGCAATCACGCGCGGAATCTGCGGTGGCGGCATTGCGCCAGATGTCGGCGGCGCGTGCGAATGTCATCCGCGACGGCGAGCGGCAGAGCATTCCGGCAACCGAGCTAGTGCCGGGCGACATCATTCTCATTGAAGAGGGCGACACCATTCCGGCGGATGCGCGGCTGATTCAGGAAACCGCGCTGCAAACCGCGGAAGCAGTGCTGACGGGCGAGAGCATGCCGGTAGCGAAAGACACGCTGACGATCAATGGAGAAGTCGGACTCGGTGACCGTGACAACATGATCTTCAGCGGTACGGCAGCAACTTACGGACGCGGACGCGCGGTGGTGGTGGCGACCGGGATGCAGACCCAAATGGGGCGCATTGCCGGCATGTTGAAGGGGACTAAGGAAGAGACCACACCCTTACAGAAAGAACTCGACCGCGTTGGCAAACTGCTCGGCCTCATCGTCATTGTCATCGCCGTTGTGATGATCGCAACGATCATCCTCGTCGAAGACGTACACGGCTTCGCGGGATTTTTCGACGTGCTCATCCTGGGTGTCGCGCTCGCAGTTGCGGCGGTGCCTGAGGGCTTGCCGGCAGTAGTGACCGCGGTGCTCGCCATCGGCGTGCAGCGTATGGCGAAGCGCAACGCCATCGTGCGCCATCTCGCCGCGGTCGAAACACTCGGCTCGGCAAACGTGATTGCCTCCGACAAAACCGGCACGCTGACGAAGAACGAGATGACGGTGCGAGTCGTGGTCAGCGCGAGCGGGCGTGTGAGTTTCGGCGGCACGGGCTACGAACCCGAAGGCGAAGTGCGGCTCGACGTGAGCTCGCCGACACGTCGCGATGGAAGCGGGGTGATTGATGGTGCGCTTCACTTCGAGTTGGTGCGCGCGCTCGCCGCCGCGGACCGCGCCAACAACGCGGTGTTGCAAGAGCGCGATGGACGCTGGACGGTGCAGGGCGATCCGACCGAAGGCGCGTTGATTGTCGCGGCGCGCAAAGCCGGGCTGGAGGCGGAGGCGCTCGACGCGCGATTTGACCGCGTCGGGGAAGTGCCGTTCTCCTCCGAGCGCAAGCTGATGAGCACGATTCACACCGACGCCGAGCGACAGGAGCGCCTGCTCGTCTTCACCAAAGGCGCGCCGGACGTGCTGCTGGCGCGCTGCTCGAAGGAACTGGTGGGTGAAGAGATAAAATCTTTGACGGCAAAACGCCGCGCCGAAATTTTGCAAACCAACGAAGAACTGGCCGGCGCAGCGCTGCGCACGCTCGGGGTCGCGGCGCGCTCGCTGCCGAAGGATGCGTTCAAGCACGAAGAGATTGATGAACGCGTCGAGCAGGAGCTTGTCTTCCTGGGATTGATCGGCATGATTGATCCGCCGCGCGAAGAGGCGAAAGAAGCCGTGGCGCGGGCAAAGGGCGCCGGCATTCGCCCGATGATGATTACCGGCGATCATCCCAAAACCGCTGCGGTTATTGCCGAAGAACTCGGCATCGTTGCAAACGGCCGCGCTATCACCGGTGCGGAGCTGGAGAAAATGCCGGAGGAGATGCTTGACCGAACGGTGCAAGAAGTGTCGGTTTACGCGCGGGTGAACCCCGAACACAAGCTGCGGATCGTGAAGGCGTTGCGGCGCGTAGGCGCGACCGTGGCGATGACCGGCGACGGCGTCAACGATGCGCCCGCGTTGAAGACCGCTGACATCGGCGTGGCCATGGGCATCACCGGCACCGACGTTTCGAAAGAAGCTGCGGACATGGTGTTGGCAGACGACAACTTCGCGACCATTGTCGCGGCGGTCGAAGAAGGGCGCGCCATCTTCTCGAACATCAGAAAATTCTTGCGCTATTTGCTTTCATCGAACATCGGCGAAGTGATGACGATGTTTTTCGGCGTGCTGCTGGCGAGTGTGATCGGCCTGACCGCAGAAGGCGCCGGCGCCATCGTGCTGCCGCTGTTGGCAACGCAAATTCTGTGGATCAATCTCGTGACCGACGGCGCGCCCGCGCTCGCGCTCGGCGTTGATCCGGCGGACGCCGGGCTGATGAACGTACCGCCGCGCTCGCGGGATGAAGGCGTGATCACGGCTCGGATATGGTTCGGCATTTTCTTTGTCGGCGTAATCATGGCGGCAGGCACACTGCTCGTCCTTGACGCTTCACTTCCCGGTGGCCTGATCGCCGGCGATGGCAATATGCGTTACGGCCAGACGATGGCTTTCACCACATTGATGCTCTTTCAAATCTTCAACGTCTTCAACGCGCGTTCGGATGAGCGCAGCGCGTTCGCCGGGTTGTTTTCGAACAAGCTGCTGTGGGTCGCGGTGCTGTTGTCGCTGGCATTGCAGGTGGCGGTGATTTACACGCCGTTTTTGCAGCAAACGTTCTCGACCGTGAGCCTGAGCCGCAATGATTGGCTGCGCTGCGCCGCCGTGGCCAGCTCGGTGCTGTGGTTGCGCGAATTGGGCAAACTCGTCACGCGGGCGCTTCGGCGGCGTCACATTTGA
- a CDS encoding dihydropteroate synthase, producing MAEMKLRLIGDLINNAYARARHAFAERNVAGYQQLAQLQASRGADYLDLNIDATRQVQVKLADMLSFLPEVIPAIQEVTALPLCIDNPSVAYHKVALRHYDRGKGAPILNSIAASRERLEEMIELIAEYNTLVIVMASEKFGDGGTEQCLYPGDVHSAAKHFVELLATKANRSNDQIIIDPGLAPVGADTYGLVNIGLDAMRLIRQDSDLRGVHLTVGLSNFAWGTPKYIRENLERAYLALAVEAGLDFVIANPEKSPEPLPADHAIVQQLRHALQLGRAGEGESQETAGFRQAEAVMEICNSAAPADD from the coding sequence ATGGCTGAAATGAAGCTGCGCCTTATCGGCGATTTGATCAACAACGCTTATGCCCGGGCGCGCCATGCGTTCGCGGAACGAAACGTGGCGGGCTATCAACAGCTCGCGCAATTGCAGGCAAGCCGGGGCGCGGATTATTTGGATTTGAACATCGATGCCACGCGCCAGGTGCAGGTGAAGCTGGCCGACATGTTGAGTTTTCTGCCGGAAGTCATTCCTGCGATTCAAGAGGTGACTGCTCTGCCGCTTTGCATCGACAATCCCTCGGTGGCGTATCACAAAGTCGCGCTGCGGCACTATGATCGCGGCAAAGGCGCACCCATTCTGAACTCAATCGCGGCCTCGCGTGAACGTTTGGAAGAGATGATCGAACTGATCGCGGAATACAACACGCTCGTCATCGTCATGGCTTCGGAGAAATTTGGTGACGGCGGCACGGAGCAATGCCTGTATCCTGGCGATGTCCATTCTGCTGCCAAACATTTCGTCGAGCTTTTGGCGACCAAAGCGAACCGCAGCAACGACCAGATCATCATTGATCCGGGGCTCGCACCGGTTGGTGCCGATACTTATGGCCTGGTGAATATCGGGTTGGATGCCATGCGGCTCATTCGGCAGGACTCTGATTTGCGCGGAGTTCATCTTACGGTGGGGCTGTCGAATTTTGCCTGGGGCACGCCCAAGTACATTCGGGAGAATCTGGAACGCGCCTATCTGGCTTTGGCGGTGGAGGCGGGATTGGATTTTGTCATTGCCAATCCGGAAAAATCGCCCGAGCCTTTGCCCGCTGATCACGCGATCGTGCAGCAGCTTCGTCATGCCCTGCAACTGGGCCGCGCCGGTGAAGGCGAGAGCCAGGAAACCGCGGGATTTCGCCAGGCTGAGGCAGTGATGGAAATCTGCAACAGCGCCGCGCCCGCCGATGATTGA
- a CDS encoding methylenetetrahydrofolate reductase C-terminal domain-containing protein has translation MQKTLREKLFQTRDFLLGVELLSIRGSMTEKSAVKARDFANDLVACPAVDWISITDNAGGNPKLAPHALGKPILYAGKEVVIHMTCKDLNRNGLESQAWVLSSEGFHNILAMTGDYPVSGLGGMAKPVFDLDSIGLISLLSKMNRGFELRKNGVPHAAERLGKTHFLIGAVTSNFKLREGEVAPQYLKLQKKIECGAQFIINQVGYDSRKMHELRVYMDQHAMQYVPLIGNVYVLNPRVAQIFHDRKIPGIVLTPPLLEICLEQGKSADHGRAFFYEFAAKQMAIYRGLGYRGAYLGGVFDFAAVARILEIERAFSPDDWKQFAREIRFSRPGEFFYYAENPATGLADPAARSPVAQPRRSKRIGPVYRISKAVHGVMFNRDRVLARWGKSVCQNSADSSQGPKLLRAVEWVSKLVLYDCRDCGDCSLPEIAYLCPESQCAKNQRNGPCGGTKDGLCEVEGFGDCIWLRAYERRKYDGNERELLRHVPVLQNQALRGTSSWANHWRGRDHAATASDQAGTAAVKAGNVEARELQLPS, from the coding sequence ATGCAAAAGACTCTGCGCGAAAAACTCTTTCAAACCAGAGATTTTCTCCTCGGCGTGGAACTGCTGTCCATTCGCGGCTCGATGACGGAGAAAAGTGCGGTGAAAGCGCGTGATTTTGCCAATGATTTGGTGGCGTGCCCGGCAGTCGATTGGATTTCGATTACCGACAATGCCGGCGGCAATCCCAAGCTGGCGCCGCATGCGCTGGGCAAGCCGATTTTGTATGCGGGAAAAGAAGTGGTCATTCACATGACCTGCAAGGATCTCAACCGCAACGGACTCGAAAGTCAAGCCTGGGTTTTGAGCAGCGAGGGATTTCACAATATTCTGGCCATGACCGGCGACTATCCGGTTAGCGGCCTTGGGGGAATGGCCAAACCGGTCTTCGATCTCGATTCCATCGGCCTGATTTCGCTGTTGAGCAAGATGAATCGCGGCTTCGAACTCCGCAAAAACGGCGTGCCGCACGCAGCCGAGCGTCTGGGCAAGACCCATTTCCTGATTGGCGCAGTGACCAGCAATTTCAAGCTGCGGGAGGGGGAGGTGGCGCCGCAATATCTCAAGCTGCAAAAAAAGATCGAATGCGGCGCGCAATTCATCATCAATCAAGTCGGCTATGATTCCCGCAAGATGCATGAATTGCGGGTTTACATGGACCAGCACGCGATGCAGTATGTTCCCTTGATCGGGAATGTCTACGTGTTGAATCCCCGTGTCGCCCAAATCTTTCACGACAGAAAAATCCCGGGAATTGTGTTGACGCCACCGCTTTTGGAGATTTGTTTGGAGCAGGGAAAATCCGCGGATCACGGCAGGGCATTCTTCTATGAATTCGCGGCCAAGCAGATGGCGATCTATCGCGGCTTGGGATATCGTGGCGCCTATTTGGGCGGCGTTTTTGATTTTGCCGCCGTCGCAAGAATCTTGGAAATTGAACGCGCGTTTTCTCCTGATGATTGGAAACAGTTTGCCCGGGAAATCAGATTCTCGCGGCCGGGCGAGTTTTTTTACTACGCCGAAAATCCGGCCACAGGATTGGCAGATCCTGCCGCACGCAGTCCGGTCGCGCAACCGCGGAGATCAAAACGCATTGGTCCCGTCTATCGAATCTCCAAAGCAGTACACGGCGTCATGTTCAACCGAGATCGTGTCTTGGCAAGGTGGGGAAAAAGCGTTTGTCAAAACTCCGCCGACTCCAGCCAGGGACCCAAACTGCTGCGCGCGGTTGAGTGGGTGAGCAAGCTGGTCCTGTATGATTGCCGGGATTGCGGCGATTGTTCGTTGCCGGAGATCGCGTACTTGTGCCCCGAGTCGCAATGTGCCAAGAATCAACGCAACGGCCCGTGCGGCGGCACGAAGGACGGACTTTGTGAAGTGGAGGGCTTTGGCGATTGCATTTGGCTGCGTGCTTATGAACGGCGCAAGTACGATGGCAACGAGCGCGAGTTATTGCGGCATGTTCCCGTGCTGCAAAATCAAGCGCTCCGCGGAACTTCTTCCTGGGCGAACCACTGGCGAGGGCGCGATCACGCTGCCACGGCGAGCGACCAGGCCGGCACCGCTGCCGTGAAGGCCGGCAACGTGGAGGCGCGCGAATTGCAATTGCCGTCATGA
- a CDS encoding uroporphyrinogen decarboxylase family protein — protein MALIIDSPWIPGYLGLNHMDYYLDPELWFQSNLKIHQEYPEIIFVPSWWMEYGMAAEPSALGAKIKFWRNNTPSEYHALYHLEDIDNFPEYEVECDAFMAMTLHRIRMQRQRILEQGEILPMVTARGPLCTAGFVRSTTEFMIDIVEKPEWAHKLIDRSTNLIIDWLKAQAKIMGDAVEAIFILDDIGGFVNEEHYLEFAHPYLKRICEAFPREWVKLYHNDADIAACLDHLPDCGFNVLNWGKQTDLAEVKARVGDRMCLMGNVNPLEIGVRGTPAEVRKATLEVLEKSGGEGIILSVGGGVSPGMPRANVLAMQEALAEFNASR, from the coding sequence ATGGCCTTGATCATCGATAGTCCGTGGATACCCGGTTATCTGGGCCTGAATCACATGGACTATTATCTCGATCCAGAGCTGTGGTTTCAATCCAACTTGAAAATCCATCAGGAATACCCGGAGATCATCTTTGTTCCTTCCTGGTGGATGGAATACGGCATGGCGGCGGAGCCCTCGGCCCTGGGCGCGAAGATCAAATTCTGGCGGAACAACACACCCAGCGAATATCACGCGCTTTATCACCTCGAGGATATCGACAACTTTCCGGAATATGAAGTGGAGTGCGACGCTTTCATGGCAATGACGCTGCACCGCATTAGAATGCAGAGACAGCGCATTCTGGAACAAGGCGAGATCCTGCCGATGGTCACTGCGCGTGGCCCGCTGTGCACCGCCGGATTTGTGCGCAGTACCACGGAGTTCATGATTGACATTGTGGAAAAGCCCGAATGGGCGCACAAACTGATCGATCGCAGCACCAATCTCATCATCGACTGGCTGAAAGCGCAGGCGAAAATCATGGGCGATGCGGTGGAAGCCATATTCATTTTGGACGACATTGGGGGTTTCGTCAATGAAGAGCATTACCTGGAATTCGCGCATCCCTACTTGAAGCGCATCTGCGAGGCTTTTCCCCGAGAGTGGGTCAAGCTCTATCACAACGACGCTGATATCGCTGCGTGTTTGGATCATCTGCCGGATTGCGGCTTCAATGTCCTGAATTGGGGCAAGCAAACCGACCTCGCTGAAGTGAAAGCGCGCGTCGGCGACCGCATGTGCCTCATGGGCAATGTCAATCCTTTGGAGATCGGCGTGCGTGGCACACCGGCGGAGGTGCGCAAGGCCACCTTGGAGGTTCTGGAGAAGAGCGGCGGCGAGGGCATCATTCTCTCCGTCGGCGGTGGCGTCAGCCCGGGTATGCCGCGCGCCAACGTTTTGGCCATGCAGGAGGCATTGGCGGAGTTCAATGCCAGCCGCTAG
- the uxuA gene encoding mannonate dehydratase, whose protein sequence is MALEQTWRWFGPSDPIALKEIKQTGATGIVTALHQIPVGEIWPVEEILKRKAIIAAEGLTWSVAESLTVHEDIKKRKGNYRRFLGNHAASLRNLGQCGIDTVCYNFMPILDWSRTDLQVEFKDGSLTTRFETKALAAFDLFILQRPQAEHSYNTGQIEQARQLFTGLSESQKEKLKQTVLLGLPGSLQAYSLKELRTALREYDGLGETELRANLIAFVKEMAPVAEEAGVRLAIHPDDPPWPLLGLPCVVRDNADIEQVLQACDSHANGLTFCTGSLGAGRNNSLVEMAENLAEKINFIHLRNVTCNPAGDFIEDNHLEGDVDMFGVMRAHVLEQKRRVVVGRKDHRMPMRPDHGHLMLLDQPRRDFYPGYSLLCRMRGLAELRGLALGITRSLGI, encoded by the coding sequence ATGGCGCTCGAGCAAACCTGGCGGTGGTTCGGCCCGTCAGATCCCATTGCTCTCAAAGAGATCAAACAAACCGGCGCCACCGGCATCGTGACGGCGCTGCATCAGATTCCCGTCGGCGAGATCTGGCCGGTCGAGGAAATCCTGAAGCGAAAAGCGATCATTGCCGCTGAAGGTTTGACTTGGTCAGTGGCTGAGAGTCTGACGGTGCATGAAGACATCAAAAAGCGAAAGGGCAACTATCGGCGTTTTCTGGGGAATCATGCCGCTTCGCTGCGTAACCTGGGACAATGCGGCATTGACACGGTGTGCTACAACTTCATGCCGATTCTCGACTGGTCGCGTACCGACCTTCAGGTGGAATTCAAGGACGGCTCGCTTACCACGAGATTTGAAACCAAAGCGCTTGCCGCGTTTGATCTCTTTATCCTGCAGCGGCCGCAGGCCGAGCACAGTTACAACACCGGTCAAATTGAGCAAGCCCGGCAATTGTTCACGGGTTTGAGCGAGAGTCAAAAAGAGAAACTCAAACAAACCGTGCTGCTGGGCCTTCCCGGTTCGTTGCAAGCATACAGTTTGAAAGAGCTGCGCACGGCTCTGCGTGAGTATGATGGCCTTGGCGAAACCGAGTTGCGTGCAAACTTGATCGCGTTCGTCAAAGAGATGGCGCCGGTTGCTGAAGAGGCGGGCGTGCGCTTGGCCATCCATCCCGATGACCCGCCCTGGCCGCTGTTGGGCCTGCCGTGCGTCGTGCGCGACAACGCAGATATTGAACAGGTATTGCAGGCCTGTGATTCACACGCGAATGGATTGACGTTTTGCACCGGTTCGCTGGGTGCCGGCCGCAACAATAGTCTTGTTGAGATGGCCGAGAATCTTGCAGAGAAGATCAATTTCATTCATCTCCGCAACGTTACCTGCAATCCAGCAGGCGACTTTATCGAGGACAATCATCTGGAAGGCGACGTGGATATGTTCGGCGTGATGCGGGCGCACGTGCTCGAGCAAAAACGCCGCGTTGTGGTGGGAAGAAAAGACCACCGCATGCCGATGCGGCCGGATCATGGCCATCTCATGCTGCTCGATCAACCGCGGAGAGATTTCTATCCCGGTTATTCGCTACTCTGCAGAATGCGGGGGCTGGCGGAACTGCGCGGCTTGGCGTTGGGAATCACGCGATCTTTGGGAATATGA
- a CDS encoding corrinoid protein, which translates to MPDYALMNQCLYEGKAKEVEQMTKDALAEGRSVQEILNEGLIAGMSVVGEDFKHNILYVPEVLIAARAMKAGMTVLKPLLAAHDSKVQPAGVLVMGTVRGDLHDIGKNLVCMMAEGAGFKVHDIGVDQSVEKFLAAAEQYQPDIVGMSALLTTTMTYMKTVIDGFKEKGLGHIKMAVGGAPISQMFADEIGADGYGADASSAVDLFLRLVGKG; encoded by the coding sequence ATGCCTGATTATGCCTTGATGAACCAATGCCTGTATGAGGGCAAAGCCAAAGAAGTCGAGCAAATGACCAAAGACGCGCTCGCCGAAGGACGCAGCGTTCAGGAGATTCTGAACGAAGGATTGATTGCGGGCATGAGCGTGGTGGGAGAAGATTTCAAACACAACATCCTTTACGTTCCTGAAGTGCTGATTGCCGCCCGCGCCATGAAAGCCGGCATGACAGTGCTCAAACCGCTGCTGGCGGCGCATGATTCGAAAGTTCAGCCGGCCGGTGTGCTCGTCATGGGAACCGTGCGCGGCGACCTGCACGACATCGGAAAGAATTTGGTTTGCATGATGGCGGAGGGCGCCGGATTCAAAGTTCATGACATTGGCGTCGATCAAAGCGTCGAAAAGTTTCTCGCAGCGGCCGAGCAATACCAACCGGACATCGTCGGCATGAGCGCGCTGTTGACCACGACCATGACGTACATGAAAACCGTCATCGACGGCTTCAAAGAAAAGGGCCTGGGCCACATCAAGATGGCGGTCGGCGGCGCGCCGATCAGTCAGATGTTTGCCGATGAAATCGGCGCGGACGGCTACGGCGCCGATGCCTCCAGCGCGGTCGATCTGTTCTTGCGTTTGGTCGGTAAGGGGTAG